Proteins encoded within one genomic window of Synergistaceae bacterium DZ-S4:
- the msrB gene encoding peptide-methionine (R)-S-oxide reductase MsrB, with product MKKIVAVILLTVMILWEPFDIKGPANAAQKTASASKTNKEDEKMEMDFKDETYKKEDGIGVMYLAGGCFWGLEKLMQNIPGVIRGTSGYANGDPSLRPTYKEVCTGRTGYRETVRVEYSEDRISLDAILFTFFAAIDPTVRNRQGNDIGSQYQTGVYYTDERSGATVAHVAGVERARHKNFAVETEPLKSFYDAEEYHQDYLDKNPGGYCHITPAEIKMAEKIIVDPAKYRRPSDDEVRKKLTKEQYYVAVDSGTEPSFRNEFWDHKEKGIYVDIITGEPLFSSKDKFESPCGWPAFSKAIDPNTIVYLKDDSFGMRRTEARSRAGNSHLGHVFYGDPDSPNGVRFCINSLSLRFIPFADMEREGYGYLREYTE from the coding sequence ATGAAAAAGATCGTTGCCGTTATACTGCTGACCGTAATGATCCTTTGGGAGCCCTTTGACATAAAAGGGCCGGCTAATGCTGCACAGAAAACCGCATCCGCTTCCAAAACAAATAAGGAGGACGAAAAAATGGAGATGGACTTTAAAGATGAGACATACAAAAAAGAAGACGGGATAGGTGTCATGTACCTGGCCGGAGGCTGTTTCTGGGGGCTGGAAAAACTGATGCAGAACATACCGGGTGTTATAAGGGGCACAAGCGGATACGCCAACGGGGATCCATCGCTAAGGCCCACATATAAGGAAGTCTGCACTGGCAGGACCGGGTACCGCGAGACGGTGCGGGTGGAATACAGTGAGGACAGGATAAGCCTGGATGCGATACTTTTTACTTTCTTCGCTGCAATAGACCCGACCGTGAGAAACAGGCAGGGCAACGACATAGGAAGCCAGTATCAGACGGGAGTATATTATACGGATGAAAGATCGGGAGCGACTGTTGCCCATGTTGCAGGCGTTGAGAGGGCCCGCCATAAAAACTTCGCAGTAGAGACAGAACCTCTGAAGTCATTTTACGATGCTGAAGAGTACCATCAGGACTATCTCGACAAAAATCCGGGGGGATACTGCCACATAACTCCGGCAGAGATAAAAATGGCGGAGAAAATAATAGTAGATCCCGCAAAATACAGAAGGCCCTCTGACGATGAAGTCAGAAAAAAACTGACAAAAGAACAGTATTACGTAGCGGTCGATTCCGGAACGGAACCCTCTTTCAGGAACGAATTCTGGGATCACAAAGAAAAGGGGATTTACGTCGATATCATAACAGGCGAACCGCTTTTCTCTTCAAAGGACAAGTTTGAGAGTCCATGTGGATGGCCGGCTTTTTCAAAGGCTATAGATCCGAACACAATTGTTTATCTGAAGGATGATTCCTTCGGTATGAGAAGGACAGAGGCAAGAAGCAGGGCAGGAAATTCTCATTTGGGACATGTGTTTTACGGTGACCCCGATTCTCCGAACGGAGTCCGATTCTGTATCAACAGCCTATCACTGAGGTTCATACCCTTCGCGGACATGGAAAGAGAGGGATACGGATACCTCAGGGAATACACTGAGTGA
- the thpR gene encoding RNA 2',3'-cyclic phosphodiesterase, which produces MRTFVCISIPKPQLKVLSGWLSARRRDSHEFRWASPETMHITIKFCGERPPETVDLFLENLKNIRNRGPFEINIKGIGGFPDLIRPKVLWAGVSGDTEALSDIRNEVEKAAHRAFIPGENKKYTPHITLGRRNSDRALTQEALLPMQRTQPFTEPWTVTEIILMRSELSLTGPRYTPLGLFKI; this is translated from the coding sequence CTGAGGACATTTGTCTGTATCTCGATCCCAAAGCCTCAGTTGAAGGTCCTTTCAGGCTGGCTCTCAGCAAGAAGGCGCGATTCGCATGAGTTCAGATGGGCCTCTCCCGAGACCATGCACATTACCATCAAGTTCTGCGGGGAAAGGCCGCCTGAAACAGTTGACCTGTTTCTGGAAAATTTGAAAAACATCAGGAACAGGGGGCCCTTCGAAATAAATATCAAGGGTATAGGCGGATTTCCCGATCTCATAAGGCCGAAAGTGCTCTGGGCCGGCGTCAGCGGAGATACAGAGGCCCTCTCTGATATCAGGAACGAAGTTGAAAAAGCTGCACACAGGGCGTTCATACCCGGAGAGAACAAGAAGTACACGCCGCATATCACTCTGGGTCGCAGAAATTCAGACCGGGCACTTACTCAAGAGGCACTGCTCCCGATGCAGAGAACACAGCCGTTCACAGAGCCATGGACAGTAACGGAGATCATACTGATGAGAAGCGAGCTCTCTCTGACAGGTCCGAGGTATACCCCGCTGGGTCTTTTCAAAATATGA
- a CDS encoding phosphatidylglycerophosphatase A, with amino-acid sequence MILIPEMKTWYGMISTLGTLGRFSKMPGTLGSMAACVVWIAFGGLPIWAIASVAVIGTIAADKYEKAVEREDPPEVVIDEVAGCWIACWGFEPTYAIVGLFLFRIIDITKPFPVREMERLPGGIGIMADDIAGGIMANLLLRAMTWLFFGGGMETILGLVGK; translated from the coding sequence ATGATACTTATACCTGAAATGAAGACATGGTACGGGATGATATCCACGCTTGGAACGCTGGGCAGGTTCAGCAAGATGCCCGGGACCCTGGGATCGATGGCGGCATGCGTAGTCTGGATAGCTTTCGGAGGACTGCCGATCTGGGCCATAGCATCAGTTGCCGTTATCGGGACCATAGCTGCCGATAAGTACGAAAAGGCTGTGGAAAGGGAAGATCCTCCTGAAGTGGTAATTGATGAGGTCGCAGGATGCTGGATCGCATGTTGGGGATTTGAACCCACTTATGCGATAGTTGGCCTCTTTCTCTTCAGGATAATCGACATAACAAAACCGTTTCCTGTAAGAGAGATGGAAAGGCTGCCCGGGGGCATCGGAATAATGGCCGATGATATAGCCGGGGGCATAATGGCCAACCTCCTTCTCAGAGCCATGACGTGGTTATTCTTCGGCGGAGGCATGGAAACTATTCTGGGACTGGTGGGAAAATGA
- a CDS encoding CinA family protein, whose protein sequence is MKANLKQLAEKLVAEASLKGLTVSLAESCTGGMIASSLTDIPGASGVFLGSAVTYSNEAKIKILGVDAGTIAEHGAVSALCAEKMAEGARRIFGSDVALSVTGIAGPDGGSEEKPVGTVWFGMSTKEATNTFKKKFSGKRADIRNSAVKEALVSLLERMQ, encoded by the coding sequence ATGAAGGCTAACTTAAAACAGCTGGCGGAAAAACTGGTTGCTGAAGCATCTTTAAAAGGACTGACAGTCTCCCTTGCAGAATCATGTACAGGCGGGATGATAGCTTCTTCGTTAACCGACATTCCCGGAGCTTCCGGAGTATTTCTCGGATCCGCGGTGACATACAGCAACGAGGCAAAGATCAAAATACTTGGAGTCGACGCGGGCACAATAGCAGAGCATGGCGCGGTAAGCGCCCTGTGCGCAGAGAAAATGGCAGAGGGTGCAAGAAGGATATTCGGGTCTGACGTGGCATTAAGTGTGACCGGAATAGCAGGACCTGACGGCGGCAGCGAAGAAAAGCCGGTCGGAACGGTCTGGTTCGGCATGTCCACCAAAGAAGCGACCAATACCTTTAAGAAAAAATTCAGCGGCAAGAGGGCTGACATAAGGAACTCGGCGGTAAAAGAAGCACTTGTCTCCCTTTTGGAAAGGATGCAGTAA
- a CDS encoding ATP-binding protein translates to MKAELMALREFEKDEVFACISGLIKSAGQIDDGYKQEAVSWYCDSVCQMAEAAEMMGICGNLWQSWLAMLFAKTETPFSLAQERRKELDGTLSRVVKDDLETIRFYFNFDLKLIDEDLEVDAFARFGDYEPLRLENGALERNAGHVVQEFVDSLRNAPDTETFYGEILRFHYIRGSGQYALNKAFRWDGRRVELIPVTNTEDITLEGLVGYEEQKSVLADNTLAFLEGRPANNVLLYGESGTGKSSTVKALLNRFAPQGLRMVEVYKHQIEDLSAIVDLVKGRNYKFVIFMDDLSFEHFEVEYKYLKAFIEGGLEKRPDNILIYATSNRRHLMKETWADRDDKYEDMHESETMQERMSLVDRFGLLIRYFSPEQEEYLNIVMTLAKEYGVEASEEELILGATQWELRHGGFSGRAARQFVEFMAGKTEQLLPYAVK, encoded by the coding sequence GTGAAAGCTGAACTTATGGCCTTAAGGGAGTTCGAAAAAGACGAGGTTTTTGCCTGCATATCCGGCCTGATAAAGAGCGCCGGTCAGATAGACGACGGATACAAGCAGGAAGCGGTATCCTGGTACTGTGATTCAGTGTGCCAGATGGCTGAGGCTGCCGAGATGATGGGTATATGTGGCAACTTGTGGCAGTCATGGCTGGCAATGCTCTTCGCAAAGACCGAAACACCCTTCTCCCTTGCGCAGGAACGCAGGAAAGAGCTTGATGGCACGCTTTCCAGAGTTGTAAAAGATGACCTTGAGACAATACGCTTCTACTTCAATTTTGATCTTAAGCTTATAGACGAGGACCTTGAGGTCGATGCGTTCGCCAGGTTTGGTGACTATGAGCCGCTTCGGCTGGAAAATGGAGCATTGGAAAGGAATGCCGGCCATGTGGTCCAGGAATTTGTTGATTCGCTGAGAAATGCGCCGGATACAGAGACATTTTACGGAGAGATCCTCAGGTTTCATTACATAAGAGGCTCAGGGCAGTACGCGCTGAACAAAGCCTTCAGGTGGGACGGCAGGAGGGTAGAACTGATCCCCGTCACCAACACCGAGGATATCACCCTCGAGGGTCTTGTTGGATATGAGGAGCAGAAGAGCGTGCTCGCAGACAACACTCTCGCATTCCTGGAAGGCAGGCCTGCCAATAACGTCCTCCTTTACGGCGAGAGCGGTACCGGCAAATCATCCACCGTGAAGGCGCTTCTTAACCGCTTTGCCCCGCAGGGATTGAGAATGGTGGAGGTCTACAAGCACCAGATCGAAGACCTGTCGGCGATCGTGGACCTTGTTAAGGGCAGGAACTATAAGTTCGTCATCTTTATGGACGACCTCTCCTTCGAACATTTCGAGGTCGAATATAAGTACCTCAAGGCTTTCATTGAGGGAGGGCTTGAAAAGAGGCCGGACAACATCCTCATATATGCCACTTCAAACAGACGCCACCTGATGAAGGAGACCTGGGCGGACCGTGATGACAAGTATGAAGATATGCACGAGTCCGAGACAATGCAGGAGCGGATGTCGCTCGTAGACCGCTTCGGCCTTCTGATAAGGTACTTCTCCCCCGAACAGGAGGAATATCTGAATATAGTTATGACTCTTGCGAAAGAGTATGGGGTCGAAGCCTCCGAGGAGGAACTGATACTGGGGGCCACTCAGTGGGAACTCAGGCACGGCGGTTTTTCCGGCAGAGCGGCCAGGCAGTTTGTGGAGTTTATGGCCGGAAAAACAGAGCAGCTGCTCCCTTATGCTGTAAAATAA
- the typA gene encoding translational GTPase TypA codes for MQDSSKIRNIAIIAHIDHGKTTLIDGIFKAARLFRDNQVVEERVMDAGTIERERGITIKAKHCTVEWGGYKINIVDTPGHADFSGEVERVLSMVDSVLLLVDANEGPMPQTRYVLMRALKLGLKPIVIVNKVDRPNADPDGALDKTFDLFIELGATEEQCDFTVLYGSGLQGWFVDDLNKREDNTKAGMDDLFRTIIDKVPAPEAEMDKPFLMQVCTLSWSEYLGRIGCGRILQGTFRKGDRIVRTHTRWKDYDQTDWETVSTETSTCTHLYVTNGLVKTEADAVGAGDIVWFTGPENIDLGDTISAPEISGEVLHPLDIEEPTVSMFFLVNTSPFAGQDGNAITLRQLRTRIERETKTDPALRMDDLGRPDGIKVSGRGELHLGILIEEMRREGSEICVSRPEVIVQYDSRGKKLEPMEEVIIDVPEEYQGIVIQKLAQRKGELKNMENGGTGVLRLNFRIPTRGLIGYRGEFLTDTRGLGILASRFVGYGEWVGDIASRSRGSLVSMDSGTTTSYALDNLQERGTLFVKPGEPVYNGQVVGESSRNKDLPCNPSKKKQQTNHRSATKDMTTVLDVPRIMTIDTALEWISDDELVEVTPLNVRIRKMILNADERKKARAKAGIVDSEEDE; via the coding sequence ATGCAGGATTCATCAAAAATAAGGAATATTGCCATAATCGCCCACATCGACCACGGCAAGACCACCCTGATAGACGGCATTTTTAAGGCAGCCAGGCTTTTCAGGGATAATCAGGTAGTGGAAGAGCGTGTAATGGACGCAGGAACCATCGAACGTGAGCGAGGGATAACGATAAAGGCGAAACACTGCACGGTCGAGTGGGGCGGGTACAAGATAAACATAGTCGATACCCCCGGACATGCCGACTTTTCAGGAGAGGTCGAAAGGGTCCTTTCAATGGTCGATTCAGTCCTGCTTCTCGTTGACGCAAATGAAGGCCCGATGCCCCAGACGAGATATGTTTTGATGCGCGCTCTTAAGCTCGGACTGAAGCCTATCGTAATAGTCAACAAGGTAGACAGGCCCAATGCCGACCCAGACGGCGCACTTGACAAGACTTTCGACCTTTTTATAGAACTTGGTGCCACGGAAGAACAGTGCGACTTTACAGTCCTTTACGGATCCGGCCTCCAGGGGTGGTTCGTCGACGATCTAAATAAAAGGGAAGATAATACGAAAGCAGGCATGGATGATCTTTTCAGGACGATCATTGATAAAGTTCCGGCGCCCGAAGCTGAGATGGACAAGCCCTTCCTTATGCAGGTCTGCACACTTTCCTGGAGCGAATATCTGGGAAGGATAGGATGCGGAAGGATCCTTCAGGGGACTTTTCGCAAGGGTGACAGGATAGTAAGGACCCATACAAGATGGAAGGACTACGATCAGACGGACTGGGAGACAGTCTCAACAGAGACTTCCACATGCACGCACCTTTATGTGACGAACGGCCTTGTCAAAACAGAGGCAGATGCAGTAGGCGCAGGCGATATCGTCTGGTTCACAGGACCCGAAAACATCGATCTTGGAGATACGATAAGCGCTCCGGAGATCTCAGGAGAGGTGCTCCACCCACTTGACATAGAAGAGCCGACCGTATCTATGTTCTTCCTCGTCAACACCAGCCCCTTTGCCGGTCAGGACGGAAACGCCATAACCCTGAGACAGCTGAGGACGAGGATAGAGAGGGAGACCAAAACGGACCCGGCACTCCGCATGGATGATCTTGGCCGCCCTGACGGGATAAAGGTATCGGGCAGGGGCGAGCTCCATCTGGGCATACTGATCGAGGAGATGCGCAGGGAGGGCTCCGAAATATGTGTCTCAAGGCCTGAAGTAATAGTGCAGTACGACTCCAGGGGCAAAAAACTCGAGCCAATGGAGGAAGTCATCATAGACGTTCCGGAAGAGTATCAGGGTATAGTGATCCAGAAGCTTGCCCAGCGCAAAGGCGAGCTTAAAAACATGGAAAATGGCGGTACAGGTGTTCTGAGGCTTAATTTCCGGATCCCGACAAGAGGGCTGATCGGATACAGGGGAGAATTCCTCACCGACACCAGGGGACTTGGAATTCTCGCCTCAAGATTCGTCGGTTACGGCGAATGGGTGGGAGATATCGCCTCAAGGAGCAGGGGATCGCTTGTCAGCATGGACAGCGGGACCACTACAAGCTATGCGCTTGACAACCTGCAGGAGCGGGGAACTCTTTTCGTGAAGCCCGGTGAACCCGTCTATAACGGACAGGTAGTCGGGGAGAGTTCGCGCAACAAAGATCTTCCGTGCAACCCCAGTAAGAAAAAACAGCAGACCAATCACAGGTCGGCGACGAAGGACATGACGACAGTGCTTGACGTGCCGAGGATCATGACTATAGACACCGCGCTGGAATGGATCAGCGACGACGAACTCGTCGAAGTTACCCCTTTGAACGTGAGGATACGCAAGATGATACTGAACGCGGATGAACGCAAAAAAGCCAGAGCCAAGGCAGGAATAGTTGATTCAGAAGAGGACGAATAA
- the recA gene encoding recombinase RecA codes for MAKRKDSVTREDILEQALIEIRSKFGDGAIMRLGDEVQRVAEVIPSGILSLDVALGIGGIPRGRVVEIFGPEGGGKTTIALHVLAEAQRKGGLAAFIDAEHALDPRLAASVGVDTANLYMSQPDSGEQAFYILDTLVRSGAFDVVVVDSVAALTPQAEIDGKMGEGSNQMGLHARLMSYALRRLTAAISKSNTTVIFINQLRAQISAGYGAGPTETTTGGRALKFYSSVRIEVKRGKQVTQGENVIGHELWIKVVKNKQAPPFRTAHTTLIYGKGVPKAMSVLDMAIDREVVKRKGSWLAYKGETLGQGKEGVAAYMDEHPELMEEITKDVLHKVAEGLGLLTEPAADEDEPVPGSVEDSVEALLEEGVLKLDIAEDE; via the coding sequence ATGGCCAAGAGAAAAGATTCGGTAACCAGAGAAGACATACTTGAACAGGCGTTGATCGAGATAAGAAGCAAGTTCGGTGACGGAGCGATAATGCGACTGGGCGATGAGGTCCAGCGTGTTGCAGAGGTTATCCCCAGCGGCATACTCTCTCTTGACGTCGCGCTTGGAATAGGCGGGATCCCCAGGGGCAGGGTAGTCGAGATATTTGGCCCCGAAGGCGGCGGAAAGACTACGATAGCTCTTCATGTTCTCGCTGAGGCTCAGAGAAAGGGAGGGCTTGCCGCATTTATAGATGCGGAACATGCCCTTGACCCGCGTCTTGCGGCTTCGGTGGGGGTGGACACGGCAAACCTTTACATGTCACAGCCTGACAGCGGAGAACAGGCTTTCTACATACTCGACACCCTGGTCAGGAGCGGCGCATTTGACGTCGTAGTGGTCGACTCCGTTGCAGCATTGACTCCTCAGGCTGAGATAGACGGCAAGATGGGTGAGGGAAGCAACCAGATGGGTCTCCACGCGAGGTTGATGTCCTATGCACTGAGAAGGCTGACAGCCGCGATCTCAAAGAGCAACACGACAGTCATATTTATTAACCAGCTGCGTGCGCAGATAAGCGCAGGCTACGGCGCGGGACCCACCGAAACTACCACCGGAGGACGCGCACTGAAGTTTTACAGCTCTGTCAGGATCGAGGTAAAGAGGGGAAAACAGGTCACCCAGGGAGAAAACGTTATAGGCCACGAACTTTGGATAAAGGTCGTTAAAAACAAACAGGCTCCGCCTTTCCGCACTGCACACACCACACTGATATATGGCAAAGGTGTTCCCAAGGCAATGTCAGTCCTTGACATGGCAATCGACAGGGAGGTCGTGAAGAGGAAGGGGTCATGGCTTGCCTACAAAGGCGAGACCCTTGGACAGGGCAAAGAGGGAGTCGCCGCATATATGGATGAGCATCCGGAACTTATGGAAGAGATAACAAAGGATGTCCTCCATAAGGTAGCAGAGGGCCTAGGTCTCCTGACCGAGCCTGCCGCAGATGAAGATGAACCCGTTCCCGGCAGCGTTGAGGATTCCGTGGAAGCTCTGCTAGAAGAGGGAGTCTTGAAGCTCGACATTGCGGAGGACGAATAA
- a CDS encoding asparaginase domain-containing protein translates to MEQNTKLALVIAGNFSGDEENADPCTLLNYLPEDIVDCCQLIEWSCQPSNHYSMKLTAEMEEMFDTLVSDGYTGIIVISGSGVMEEMAYLTDLLWKHPEPVIFANLMVQGRAGLKEGLMNLRCSVLAALSEEAREKGVLICSSGELFAASEAVMVDPTSTDNAFQSPEKGSVGKMLNDEVKFLRNVRRPGFLARKPEAPAAVELVYASLGGGERIISSLASNKEIQGLVLAGFGTGNVPPSWIPHIRNILRKRIPVAIVSRCFQGHVAKANYFEGCYMKLLEMGVMSGGKLNPYQARIKMALGIAAGLTEQGLSLYMLNQPVSEDSQLLYK, encoded by the coding sequence TTGGAACAGAATACGAAGCTTGCTTTGGTGATCGCCGGCAATTTTTCCGGAGATGAAGAAAACGCTGATCCGTGCACGCTTTTAAACTATTTGCCCGAAGACATCGTCGATTGTTGCCAACTGATCGAATGGAGCTGCCAGCCCAGTAACCATTACTCTATGAAACTTACCGCAGAGATGGAGGAGATGTTTGATACACTCGTCTCAGACGGATACACGGGCATAATCGTGATTTCCGGAAGCGGGGTCATGGAGGAGATGGCATATCTTACCGATCTCCTCTGGAAACATCCTGAGCCGGTGATATTTGCCAACCTTATGGTACAGGGACGTGCCGGGCTCAAAGAGGGCCTGATGAATCTGAGGTGTTCCGTTCTTGCTGCCCTTTCAGAAGAGGCAAGGGAGAAAGGTGTCCTTATATGCTCAAGCGGCGAACTCTTCGCGGCATCGGAAGCGGTCATGGTCGATCCCACCAGTACTGACAACGCATTCCAGTCTCCTGAAAAAGGTTCGGTAGGTAAAATGCTGAACGATGAGGTCAAATTTTTACGCAATGTCAGAAGGCCCGGTTTCCTTGCAAGAAAGCCCGAGGCACCTGCTGCAGTCGAGCTTGTCTATGCCTCGCTTGGGGGCGGTGAAAGGATCATCTCGTCCCTTGCCTCCAATAAAGAGATACAGGGGCTTGTTCTGGCAGGATTCGGCACCGGCAATGTCCCGCCCTCATGGATCCCTCACATCAGAAACATTCTAAGGAAAAGGATACCGGTGGCCATCGTGTCGAGGTGTTTTCAGGGACATGTGGCGAAGGCCAACTACTTCGAGGGATGCTATATGAAACTGCTGGAGATGGGAGTTATGTCAGGAGGAAAGCTGAACCCTTACCAGGCGAGGATAAAAATGGCCTTAGGAATAGCTGCGGGACTTACCGAACAGGGACTTAGCCTATACATGCTTAATCAGCCTGTAAGCGAAGACTCACAGCTCCTTTATAAATGA
- a CDS encoding DedA family protein translates to MFSSLVNWLVDVIGHMGYPGIVGLMFLESSFFPFPSEVVVPPAGYLAWKGEMNLLLVILAGIAGSILGGLFNYWIAVKWGRPIFEKYGKYFFVTHESLDKAEVFFLKHGHISTFTGRLIPVIRQYISLPAGLARMPLGQFCLYTALGSGIWVVVLALTGYFLGSNQDIIHQEIRKISVLLIAACGILTAAYIWRYRKKEAAKNNKSD, encoded by the coding sequence ATGTTTTCTTCACTTGTAAACTGGCTTGTCGATGTCATCGGACACATGGGGTACCCCGGGATCGTCGGTCTGATGTTCCTTGAATCATCATTTTTCCCTTTTCCCAGCGAGGTCGTAGTCCCTCCCGCAGGGTATCTGGCATGGAAAGGCGAGATGAACCTGCTGCTTGTAATACTGGCCGGAATAGCGGGAAGTATCCTTGGGGGCCTTTTCAATTACTGGATAGCCGTCAAATGGGGAAGACCGATATTTGAGAAGTACGGTAAATATTTCTTTGTTACACATGAATCGCTTGATAAAGCTGAGGTCTTCTTCCTTAAACATGGGCACATAAGTACCTTCACCGGAAGGCTTATCCCGGTGATCAGGCAGTACATCTCGCTTCCTGCAGGACTTGCCAGGATGCCTTTGGGGCAATTCTGCCTCTACACCGCGCTGGGCTCGGGAATATGGGTGGTCGTACTCGCACTTACAGGATACTTTCTTGGCAGCAACCAGGACATCATCCACCAGGAGATAAGAAAGATATCCGTACTGCTGATAGCCGCATGCGGCATTTTGACTGCGGCATACATCTGGAGATACAGAAAAAAAGAAGCGGCAAAAAACAACAAGTCAGACTGA
- a CDS encoding helix-turn-helix transcriptional regulator produces the protein MSKKVHPLLQPMIPIVELLGKMLGSDYEIVLHDVSDGNTSIVALVNGNLTGRDINAPMTDFGKFLMSNPMSVEVNYIANYPSEAGNGRPMRSGVALIKDEDDKLVGFLCINYDMTKASMLKDMGDFMMKTIPLSFENVRTEKFSGVRGDQTLIEKARKKFGKPLSFLNSEERKQCIRYMDGLGFFKLKGSIESLAKEMGRSRYTLYADLRSARKEEDPK, from the coding sequence ATGTCAAAAAAAGTACATCCATTACTTCAGCCCATGATACCGATCGTCGAGCTTTTGGGAAAAATGCTCGGGAGCGACTATGAGATAGTTCTTCATGATGTCTCTGACGGAAATACCTCCATAGTGGCCCTGGTCAACGGAAATCTTACCGGCAGGGACATAAATGCCCCAATGACCGATTTCGGAAAGTTCCTGATGTCCAATCCAATGTCGGTTGAGGTCAACTACATTGCTAACTACCCCTCCGAAGCGGGCAATGGCAGGCCGATGCGATCCGGTGTAGCGCTCATAAAGGATGAGGACGACAAACTCGTGGGATTCCTCTGCATCAACTATGACATGACAAAGGCGAGCATGCTGAAGGATATGGGTGATTTCATGATGAAAACGATACCCCTTTCCTTTGAAAATGTTCGGACTGAGAAGTTCAGCGGCGTCAGAGGAGACCAGACACTGATAGAAAAGGCGAGAAAGAAATTTGGCAAGCCGCTGAGTTTTTTAAACAGCGAAGAGAGGAAACAGTGTATAAGGTACATGGACGGACTGGGCTTTTTCAAGCTCAAAGGATCGATCGAAAGCCTGGCAAAAGAGATGGGCAGGAGCCGCTATACCCTTTACGCAGACCTTAGGTCAGCCAGGAAAGAAGAGGACCCGAAATAG
- the rimO gene encoding 30S ribosomal protein S12 methylthiotransferase RimO, which produces MKVYCLSLGCAKNRVDSECLAGELERAGHVLVDDIGFADVGIVNTCGFIQPATEESIAAILDLEQLKNEGRLKKIGVVGCLVNRYSDDLIKEMPSVDFWARSEDWASVIRSMGGLPEKNRCRGRLPSSSKITRYLKISEGCGNKCTYCAIPGIRGGLRSLSIDTLVCEADQLVKEGASELCVVGQDLTVYGADIYGRESLTVLLDELERALPKNIWLRLLYLHPSRITTALLERVASGIQILPYLDIPIQHADPEILSAMNRKISPEELTSIFNTARSINDDFALRTTCMVGFPGEKKRHFDNLLAFVSATRFDRIGAFAFYPEEGTEAEKMEGRVSDSVKQKRLKKLMVLQEEISAERQEMFVGRVMDVLVERVDREASFAEGRSFREAPEVDGLVEIRNISDKIKEGDIVKVRMTEAMPHDMVGEELIQ; this is translated from the coding sequence ATGAAAGTATATTGTCTGAGCCTCGGATGCGCAAAAAACAGGGTCGACAGCGAGTGCCTGGCCGGAGAGCTTGAGCGTGCCGGACATGTGCTTGTCGATGACATAGGGTTTGCCGATGTCGGAATAGTAAATACCTGTGGATTCATACAGCCCGCGACTGAAGAAAGCATAGCCGCGATACTGGACCTTGAGCAGCTCAAGAACGAGGGCAGGTTAAAAAAGATCGGTGTCGTCGGATGCCTTGTAAACAGGTATTCAGACGATCTGATCAAAGAGATGCCGTCGGTGGACTTCTGGGCAAGGAGCGAAGACTGGGCTTCCGTGATCAGGAGCATGGGCGGCCTTCCTGAGAAGAATAGGTGCAGGGGGAGACTTCCCTCATCGTCAAAAATAACCAGATATCTGAAGATCAGCGAGGGGTGCGGCAATAAATGCACATACTGTGCTATACCGGGAATAAGGGGAGGGCTCAGAAGCCTCTCCATAGATACTCTTGTCTGCGAAGCTGATCAGCTTGTTAAAGAGGGCGCATCGGAACTTTGTGTCGTTGGCCAGGACCTCACTGTTTACGGGGCCGACATCTATGGACGCGAGTCACTGACAGTTCTCCTGGACGAACTGGAAAGGGCCCTTCCTAAAAATATATGGCTTAGGCTTCTCTACCTTCATCCAAGCAGGATCACAACAGCACTCCTGGAGCGGGTCGCCTCAGGGATACAGATCCTTCCCTATCTTGATATACCGATACAGCACGCTGATCCTGAGATCCTTTCAGCAATGAACAGGAAGATATCGCCGGAAGAACTCACCTCAATATTTAATACGGCCAGGAGCATAAATGACGACTTTGCCCTCAGGACCACCTGCATGGTAGGCTTCCCGGGCGAAAAAAAGCGTCATTTTGACAATCTGCTTGCTTTTGTCTCCGCAACGCGCTTTGACAGGATTGGGGCCTTTGCCTTCTATCCGGAGGAGGGTACAGAAGCCGAAAAGATGGAGGGCCGGGTTTCTGACAGTGTCAAACAGAAACGGCTCAAAAAGCTTATGGTACTCCAGGAAGAGATATCCGCGGAACGCCAGGAAATGTTTGTGGGCAGAGTGATGGATGTCCTAGTCGAGAGGGTGGACAGGGAGGCCTCTTTTGCTGAAGGAAGGAGTTTCCGGGAGGCTCCTGAAGTAGACGGACTTGTAGAGATAAGGAATATAAGCGATAAAATAAAGGAGGGAGACATCGTCAAAGTCAGGATGACGGAGGCGATGCCCCACGATATGGTCGGAGAAGAGTTGATTCAATGA